From Halorussus lipolyticus:
CTCGGCAGGGACATGCTCTCGCGGGTTATCTACGGCGCGAGGACTTCCCTGCTGGTCGGCCTGTTCGGCACGGTTATCGCCGCGACGGTCGGCGTCACGGTCGGACTGGTCGCAGGCTACTACGGCGGAAAGGTGGACGACGCGCTGATGCGAAGTGCCGACATCATGCTCGCCTTCCCGTCGCTGGTGCTTGCCGTCGCGCTCGTCGGCCTGTTCGGGCGGGCGGTGGTCAGGCTTCCCGACCCACTGGTGCAGGCCGGTATCGCGCCGACCATGCCCGAGACGTTCGCCCTGCCGGGGACGGTCATCATCGTCGTCGGACTGGTGAACTGGGTGTGGTTCGCACGCGTGGCCCGAGGAGAGGCCCTGTCCATCAACGGCGAGGAGTACGTCAAGGCGGCGCGCTCGGTGGGCGCTGACGACGGGTTCATCATCCGCAAACACGTCCTGCCCAACAGCGTGACGCCGATTCTCGTGCTGGCGACCATCCAAATCGCGGCCATCATCCTGCTCGAATCGGCCCTCTCGTTCCTCGGGTTCTCCGGGACCAGTCTCTCGTGGGGCTTCGACATCGCGCAGGGTCGTGACTATCTGGCCTCGTCGTGGTGGATTTCGACGGTGCCGGGTCTGGCCATCGTGGTGACTGTCATCGGCATCAACCTCGTCGGGGACTGGCTTCGTGACGCCTTGGACCCCGGTATCGAGGGCGAAGGGGGTGGCGTCTGATGGCCGACGAACTCCTGCGCGTCCGCAATCTCTCGACCCGGTTCTTCACCGAGGAGGGGCAGGTCAACGCGGTCGAGTCGGTGGACTTCGACGTTCGGGACGGCGAGGTGTTCGGCATCGTCGGCGAGTCGGGGTCGGGTAAGAGTGTGACTGCGCTGTCGGTCATCGACCTCGTGGAGTCGCCCGGCCGCATCACCAGCGGCGAGGTCTGGTATCGCAACCCCGAGTTGGCCGACGAGGTGCGCGACGACGACCCCGAGGCCGTGGCCGGCGACTACGTGGACGTGCGTCGAGTCCCCGAGAACG
This genomic window contains:
- a CDS encoding ABC transporter permease — its product is MFSPRTLRNLRKELRQSALAKMGILVVVVIVLVAVFAPLLAPHNPTNQTLDQSQLPPLGFSKTTTQTSSEMVNGSVQVVNETVTVSASPKYPLGTDALGRDMLSRVIYGARTSLLVGLFGTVIAATVGVTVGLVAGYYGGKVDDALMRSADIMLAFPSLVLAVALVGLFGRAVVRLPDPLVQAGIAPTMPETFALPGTVIIVVGLVNWVWFARVARGEALSINGEEYVKAARSVGADDGFIIRKHVLPNSVTPILVLATIQIAAIILLESALSFLGFSGTSLSWGFDIAQGRDYLASSWWISTVPGLAIVVTVIGINLVGDWLRDALDPGIEGEGGGV